The Helianthus annuus cultivar XRQ/B chromosome 16, HanXRQr2.0-SUNRISE, whole genome shotgun sequence genome includes a window with the following:
- the LOC110919537 gene encoding uncharacterized protein LOC110919537: MNFVHGTSSESHKESHFSRQTNEEFITQKKQHEQAKGIVVVKDSRTCFRCNEAGHIARKCPQQKPKLVYVEKKKSEDLIQKLPMFATKQIWKRINESNNKDKPVKQNVSTKHTGESLKENIQKDSKFYIKNFFSESQTWVVKKKENSNGEKLTSSAEKVEKVISKNVSFCKPKSVAMPKESQTWVVKKKENSNGEKQTSSAEKVEKVISKNVKSIGWFKETKRTEGTSDISMRIICDA, encoded by the exons atgaactttgttcatggaacaagttcAGAAAGTCACAAAGAATCGCACTTTAGTAGACAAACTAATGAGGAATTCATTACACAAAAGAAACAACATGAACAGGCTAAAGGTATCGTTGTTGTAAAAGACAGTCGGACGTGCTTCAGGTGTAACGAAGCTGGACACATTGCTAGAAAATGTCCACAACAAAAGCCTAAGCTTGTTTATGTTGAAAAGAAGAAATCAGAAGATCTCATACAGAAACTGCCAATGTTTGCAACAAAACAAATTTGGAAAAGAATAAACGAATCTAATAACAAAGACAAACCAGTAAAACAAAATGTTTCAACTAAACATACTGGTGAATCTTTAAAAGAAAATATTCAAAAAGATTCAAAATTTTATATAAAGAATTTTTTTTCAGAAAGTCAAACATGGGTGgttaaaaagaaagaaaattcTAATGGTGAGAAACTAACTTCTTCAGCTGAGAAAGTTGAAAAAGTTATTTCAAAGAATGTAAGCTTTTGCAAACCAAAATCCGTAGCAATGCCCAAGG AAAGTCAAACATGGGTGgttaaaaagaaagaaaattcTAATGGTGAGAAACAAACTTCTTCAGCTGAGAAAGTTGAAAAAGTTATTTCAAAGAAT GTCAAATCTATTGGGTGGTTTAAGGAGACAAAACGAACAGAAGGCACATCTGATATAAGCATGAGAATCATATGTGATGCGTAA